In Nocardia asteroides, a single genomic region encodes these proteins:
- a CDS encoding TIGR03619 family F420-dependent LLM class oxidoreductase translates to MKFSVSYPTPTHGADPDTLVTFARHVEACGFEAIYIPDHVALYPGARIGGNEVPTTLPFPDPIDCLTFVAAHTDRLLLGTGVLLLPYRHPILLAKRLATLDLLSKGRLRLLTVGVGGLPGEAAALGVDYATRGRRADEALDVLRLLWSGGPDGVEFHGEFFDFAEVCVYPKPSTAEFPIHIGGSSPAAARRAGRRGNGYFAGGTLTPGERARQLTLARSEATAAGRDPARLEYTRWGSTDLTPERIAALTAEGVDRIVVNASLGPLNAQLDELSAFAELIRDR, encoded by the coding sequence ACGCCGACGCACGGCGCCGACCCGGACACCCTGGTCACCTTCGCCCGCCACGTCGAGGCATGCGGCTTCGAGGCCATCTACATCCCGGACCACGTCGCGCTCTACCCCGGCGCCCGGATCGGCGGCAACGAGGTGCCGACGACCCTCCCCTTCCCGGACCCCATCGACTGCCTGACCTTCGTCGCCGCGCACACCGACCGCCTGCTCCTCGGCACCGGTGTCCTGCTGCTCCCGTACCGCCACCCGATCCTGCTGGCCAAGCGCCTCGCCACCCTCGACCTGCTTTCCAAGGGCAGGCTGCGGCTGCTGACCGTCGGCGTCGGCGGGCTGCCGGGCGAGGCGGCGGCGCTCGGCGTCGACTACGCGACCCGCGGCCGGCGCGCCGACGAGGCGCTCGACGTGCTGCGCCTGCTCTGGTCCGGCGGTCCCGATGGCGTCGAATTCCATGGTGAGTTCTTCGATTTCGCCGAGGTGTGCGTCTATCCCAAGCCGTCCACAGCGGAGTTCCCCATCCACATCGGCGGCTCCAGCCCGGCCGCCGCCCGCCGCGCGGGCCGCCGCGGGAACGGCTACTTCGCCGGCGGCACACTCACCCCCGGCGAACGCGCCCGCCAGCTCACCCTCGCCCGATCCGAAGCCACCGCCGCCGGCCGCGACCCCGCGCGTCTCGAATACACCCGCTGGGGCTCCACCGACCTCACCCCCGAGCGAATAGCCGCCCTCACGGCGGAAGGCGTCGACCGCATCGTGGTCAACGCCTCCCTCGGCCCCCTGAACGCCCAGCTCGACGAGCTCTCCGCCTTCGCCGAGCTGATCCGCGACAGATAA
- the hsaB gene encoding 3-hydroxy-9,10-secoandrosta-1,3,5(10)-triene-9,17-dione monooxygenase reductase subunit: MSEYPEIDGRAFRNVLGQFCTGITVITTFGADEAPIGFACQSFAALSLDPPLVLFCPGKSSRSWAAIEERGRFAVNVLAEEQRELCARFGSREPDKFAGAAWHRSALELPVLDDALATIECSVDRVVDGGDHWIVIGRVLSLAEVGESGRPLLFYRGQYSAIEPDKTVPAPWRADLEHFLTTTTLDTWL; this comes from the coding sequence ATGAGCGAGTATCCGGAGATCGACGGCAGGGCGTTCCGGAACGTCCTCGGGCAGTTCTGCACCGGCATCACCGTGATCACCACCTTCGGTGCGGACGAGGCCCCGATCGGCTTCGCCTGCCAGTCCTTCGCCGCGCTCTCCCTCGACCCGCCGCTCGTTCTGTTCTGCCCGGGCAAGTCGTCCCGCTCGTGGGCGGCGATCGAGGAGCGCGGCCGGTTCGCGGTGAACGTGCTCGCCGAGGAGCAGCGGGAGCTCTGCGCCCGCTTCGGCTCCCGTGAACCGGACAAGTTCGCGGGGGCCGCATGGCACCGTTCCGCTCTGGAACTGCCCGTTCTGGACGATGCGCTCGCGACCATCGAGTGCTCGGTGGATCGGGTGGTCGACGGTGGGGATCACTGGATCGTGATCGGGCGGGTGCTCTCGCTCGCCGAGGTGGGCGAGTCGGGGCGGCCGTTGCTGTTCTACCGGGGGCAATACAGCGCTATCGAGCCGGACAAGACGGTACCCGCGCCCTGGCGCGCGGATCTCGAGCACTTCCTCACCACCACGACACTGGATACGTGGTTGTAG
- the hsaC gene encoding iron-dependent extradiol dioxygenase HsaC, with amino-acid sequence MGIRSLGYLRIEATDVAAWREYGLKVLGMVEGKGTDPNSLYLRMDEFPARLVIVPGEQDRLQVSGWETANAEELQDIRARLDAAGVPYKEGTAAELADRKVYELIRFEDPSGSVLEAFHGVALEHRRLASPYGHRFVTEEQGLGHVVLSTSDDKAALEFYRDVLGFRLRDSMRLPPQMVGRPADGEPAWLRFLGCNPRHHSLAFLPQPTPSGIVHLMLEVENADDVGLALDRALRKKVKMSATLGRHVNDKMLSFYMKTPGGFDIEFGCEGLEVEDTDWIARESTAVSLWGHDFTVGFREQ; translated from the coding sequence ATGGGCATCCGCTCCCTCGGCTACCTCCGCATCGAGGCCACCGATGTCGCCGCCTGGCGCGAGTACGGGCTCAAGGTGCTCGGCATGGTGGAGGGAAAGGGCACCGACCCGAACTCGCTCTACCTGCGCATGGACGAGTTCCCCGCCCGCCTGGTGATCGTGCCCGGCGAGCAGGACCGGCTGCAGGTCTCCGGCTGGGAGACCGCGAACGCCGAGGAGCTGCAGGACATCCGCGCCCGGCTGGACGCCGCGGGCGTGCCCTACAAGGAGGGCACCGCCGCCGAGCTGGCCGACCGCAAGGTCTACGAGCTGATCCGGTTCGAGGATCCGAGCGGCAGCGTGCTCGAGGCGTTCCACGGGGTCGCGCTGGAGCACCGCAGGCTGGCCAGCCCGTACGGGCACCGCTTCGTCACCGAGGAGCAGGGGCTCGGGCACGTCGTGCTCAGCACCTCCGACGACAAGGCGGCGCTGGAGTTCTACCGCGACGTCCTCGGCTTCCGGCTGCGCGATTCCATGCGGCTCCCCCCGCAGATGGTCGGCCGCCCCGCCGATGGCGAACCCGCCTGGCTGCGCTTCCTCGGCTGCAACCCAAGGCACCACTCGCTCGCCTTCCTGCCGCAGCCGACCCCGAGCGGCATCGTGCACCTCATGCTCGAGGTGGAGAACGCCGACGACGTCGGGCTCGCGCTCGACCGCGCGCTGCGCAAGAAGGTCAAGATGTCGGCCACGCTCGGGCGGCACGTCAACGACAAGATGCTGTCCTTCTACATGAAGACACCGGGCGGCTTCGACATCGAATTCGGCTGCGAGGGGCTGGAAGTCGAGGACACCGACTGGATCGCGCGGGAATCCACCGCCGTCAGCCTGTGGGGGCACGACTTCACCGTCGGATTCCGCGAGCAATGA
- the hsaD gene encoding 4,5:9,10-diseco-3-hydroxy-5,9,17-trioxoandrosta-1(10),2-diene-4-oate hydrolase — MTSTAELTYESTSRYAQVRPDLKLHYHEAGVGNGPTIVLLHGGGPGASSWSNFARNIPVLAREFHVLAVDQPGFGKSDKPTEHPQYFVHSSAALKDLLDHLGVTDRVHLLGNSLGGGAAVRFALDYPERAGKLILMGPGGLSTNLFAADPTEGVKLLGKFNYQPTRENLEAFLRIMVFDQKLITPELIEERFASASEPESLAATRAMGKSFAGADFEKGMLWRDAYTLRQPVLLIWGREDRVNPLDGALVALKSIPRAQLHVFGGCGHWAQLEKFHEFNRLAIDFLAGVKEK, encoded by the coding sequence GTGACCTCGACGGCGGAACTCACCTACGAGTCCACCTCCCGGTACGCGCAGGTGCGGCCGGACCTGAAACTGCACTACCACGAGGCGGGGGTGGGCAACGGCCCGACCATCGTGCTGCTGCACGGCGGCGGCCCCGGCGCCTCCTCGTGGTCCAACTTCGCGCGCAACATCCCGGTGCTGGCGCGCGAGTTCCACGTGCTGGCGGTGGATCAGCCCGGCTTCGGCAAGTCCGACAAGCCGACCGAGCACCCGCAGTACTTCGTGCACAGCTCGGCCGCGCTGAAGGACCTGCTCGACCACCTCGGCGTCACCGATCGCGTGCACCTGCTCGGCAACTCGCTGGGCGGCGGCGCCGCGGTGCGGTTCGCGCTGGACTACCCCGAGCGGGCGGGCAAGCTCATCCTCATGGGCCCCGGCGGGCTGAGCACCAACCTCTTCGCCGCCGACCCCACCGAGGGCGTCAAGCTGCTCGGCAAGTTCAACTACCAGCCGACCAGGGAAAACCTGGAGGCGTTCCTCCGGATCATGGTCTTCGACCAGAAGCTGATCACCCCCGAGCTGATCGAGGAGCGCTTCGCCTCGGCGAGCGAGCCGGAGTCGCTGGCCGCCACCCGCGCGATGGGCAAGTCCTTCGCCGGCGCGGACTTCGAGAAGGGCATGCTCTGGCGCGACGCCTACACGCTGCGCCAGCCGGTGCTGCTGATCTGGGGCCGCGAGGACCGGGTGAACCCGCTGGACGGCGCGCTGGTCGCGCTGAAGTCCATCCCGCGGGCGCAGCTGCACGTCTTCGGCGGCTGCGGGCACTGGGCGCAGCTGGAGAAGTTCCACGAGTTCAACCGGCTGGCGATCGACTTCCTGGCCGGCGTTAAGGAGAAGTGA
- the hsaA gene encoding 3-hydroxy-9,10-secoandrosta-1,3,5(10)-triene-9,17-dione monooxygenase oxygenase subunit — translation MTQEVTERVEALLPTLRERAQEAEDLRRIPDESVKALQETGFFRLLQPTQWGGHAADPVVFYDTVRKIASACGSTGWVSGIIGVHNWHLALFDQRAQEDVWGEDTEVRISSSYAPMGVGTVTDGGYIVRGSWAWSSGSDHASWAVLGGPVIKDGKPVDFGSFLIPRDDYRIDDVWNVVGLRGTGSNTVVVEDVFVPRHRFLSFRAMSELTAPGLEQNTDPVYRMPWGTVHPTTISAPIVGMAYGAYEAHIEHQGKRVRAAYAGEKAKEDPFAKVRVAEAASDIDAAWRQLSGNVADEYAILKAGGEIPFDLRVRARRDQVRATGRAIASIDRLFESAGATALSNGTPLQRFWRDAHAGRVHAANDPERAYQMFGTHEFGLPINDAMV, via the coding sequence ATGACGCAGGAAGTGACCGAACGGGTCGAAGCACTGTTGCCGACGCTGCGCGAGCGCGCGCAGGAGGCCGAGGATCTGCGCCGCATTCCGGACGAGTCCGTGAAGGCGCTGCAGGAGACCGGCTTCTTCCGGCTGCTACAGCCGACGCAGTGGGGCGGCCACGCGGCCGACCCGGTCGTCTTCTACGACACCGTGCGCAAGATCGCCAGCGCGTGCGGCTCCACCGGCTGGGTGTCGGGGATCATCGGCGTGCACAACTGGCACCTGGCGCTCTTCGACCAGCGGGCCCAGGAGGACGTCTGGGGCGAGGACACCGAGGTCAGGATCTCCTCCTCGTACGCCCCGATGGGTGTCGGCACCGTCACCGACGGCGGCTACATCGTGCGCGGCAGCTGGGCCTGGTCGTCCGGCTCGGACCACGCAAGCTGGGCGGTGCTCGGCGGCCCCGTGATCAAGGACGGCAAGCCGGTCGACTTCGGCTCCTTCCTGATCCCGCGCGACGACTACCGCATCGACGACGTCTGGAACGTGGTCGGGCTGCGCGGCACCGGCTCGAACACCGTCGTGGTGGAGGATGTCTTCGTACCGCGGCACCGCTTCCTCAGCTTCCGCGCGATGAGCGAGCTGACCGCGCCCGGCCTCGAGCAGAACACCGACCCGGTCTACCGGATGCCGTGGGGCACCGTGCACCCCACCACCATCTCCGCGCCGATCGTCGGCATGGCCTACGGCGCCTACGAGGCGCACATCGAGCACCAGGGCAAGCGGGTGCGCGCCGCCTACGCGGGCGAGAAGGCCAAGGAGGATCCGTTCGCCAAGGTGCGGGTCGCCGAGGCGGCCAGCGACATCGACGCCGCCTGGCGCCAGCTCTCCGGCAATGTCGCCGACGAGTACGCGATCCTGAAGGCGGGCGGGGAGATCCCGTTCGACCTGCGCGTCCGAGCTCGCCGCGACCAGGTGCGCGCCACCGGCCGCGCCATCGCCTCGATCGACCGGCTCTTCGAGAGCGCGGGCGCCACCGCGCTGTCGAACGGCACGCCGCTGCAGCGCTTCTGGCGCGACGCGCACGCGGGCCGGGTGCACGCGGCGAACGATCCGGAGCGCGCTTACCAGATGTTCGGCACGCACGAGTTCGGGCTGCCGATCAACGACGCCATGGTGTAG